One genomic region from bacterium BMS3Abin08 encodes:
- a CDS encoding nucleotidyltransferase domain protein, which yields MTDLDEIKKTIRQHRDILEEKYGIAVVGIFGSHVRGEEKQGSDIDLLAEILKPVSLLELVGAEIYLGDLLGLKVDLVPRRSLREELKESILKEAVPV from the coding sequence ATGACCGATCTGGACGAGATAAAGAAAACTATAAGGCAGCATAGAGATATTCTGGAAGAAAAGTACGGCATTGCCGTTGTGGGCATCTTTGGCTCCCATGTCAGGGGCGAAGAGAAGCAGGGCAGTGATATAGACCTGCTGGCAGAGATTCTGAAACCTGTAAGCCTTCTGGAGCTTGTTGGCGCCGAGATATACCTGGGCGATCTGCTTGGGCTAAAGGTTGATCTTGTGCCCCGGCGCAGCCTGCGGGAAGAATTGAAGGAGTCGATCCTTAAAGAGGCTGTGCCTGTATGA